The Camelina sativa cultivar DH55 chromosome 18, Cs, whole genome shotgun sequence DNA window CAGTGGAAGCCTAATCCAGACCCAGACTATCTGAACAAGATTCTTTTTTGGATACGCATCAAAGGCATTCCCATTCACCTCCTAAAGAGACAAACAGTGGAAAGTATTATCAGACCTCTAGGGAAAGTGGACGCTGTGGAGCTTCATGCCAAAAATTCCAACTCCTTAGAGTATGTGAGAGAACGAACATGGGTGAAAGCTGATGAACCACTGCAGTTCTGTAAAGTAGCGAACTTTGCATCAGGGGAGAGAGTGCCCGTGGAGCTGACTTATGAGAAGTTACTGAAGGTGTGCTTGCTGTGTAAGAGGTTGACCCATGAAAGGTCCATTTGCCCTTTCCAAATCAACGATTTGATGGGGGGAAATGGAAAGGGTACAGCAAGAAAAGGTCGCCCGACAGCGAGGTCTACAATGTATAAGGCAAATGCCAAGGGTAAAGGGAAAGTGGTGGAAGATGTAGAGGAAGGAGTTAAGGAACGGTCAGGAAACCCGGGGAAGAAGAGTCTGCCATCACCCTCTGAACCTATATCAAAGACGACCGGGGTTAAAGAGCGACTCCAATGGCCATCTGAAGGGGCAAAGAGGCAGCGAGGAAGTAAAGCACAGGGGGCTACTAATTCGGTAGAATggagaccaaaaaaaagattagaggAGAGCTCTGCAAAGGCGGGAGACCTATGTTCCCAGGGAGAGCAGACGATGTTGCTTTTAAAAAGAAGACGCCAAAGTGGAAGTGGAGAAAAACAAGTTAAAAGAGCGAGACTGGGGTTAGCTAAGTAAGAGTGTCAGTCTCCCTCGGTTTTTGAGAGACTTGGACAAAGTGGAGAGAATTCCAATAGTGGTGAGAAGAGGAAATTGTCAAAATCTGGGTCTAACTCTTCTCAAAGGGAGGAAAAGCTTTCTCCGTCGGTTTTTGATAGGTTGGAACCCCAGCTCCCTCAGAAGAGTTTTCACACTCGCGAAAGAGGAGGTTCTACGAATCTGGATGGGAACGGAGCTTACCAAGGCTCCAATCATTCGGTCTTGTCGGTTACAGCAAACCATAGGAACTCTTCAGACCATGTGTCTGATGGTGCTAGTGGTCAATTTGGAAAAGAAGGGTTGATGGGTAATTCCAACCCTTCAAAATCAATATGAGAATattgagttggaactgtcagggggTGGGGAATACCCCTACAGTTCGACACCTGAGGGAAATATGTGGTCAGTATTTCCCAGAGGTAATATTCCTCTGTGAGACCAAGAATAAAAGAAGTTACTTGGAGAATGTTGTGGGTCACCTGGGCTATCACGATCTACATACGGTAGAGCCGTTGGGAAAGAGTGGGGGATTAGCTCTGATGTGGAAAGAGGAAGTGCATATCAAAGTTTTGCATTCGGATAAGAGAACGATAGATGTACAAGTCAAATGGCAAGATAAGGAGTTCTTTCTCTCTTGTATCTACGGGGATCCAGTCCgaggagagagagggaaagTGTGGGAGAGATTAACGAGGATTGGCATCGAAAGACGGGGTCCTTGGATGATGACAGGGGATTTCAATGAATTGGTGGATCCGTCGGAAAAGAAGGGAGGTCCAGTCAGATCGATGGCAACATGTGTTGAGTTTCAACAAATGTTGTCAGCTTGTGGACTCTGGGAAGTAAGACACAAAGGCTACCAGTTCTCGTGGTTTGGGAATAGAAATGAAGAACTTGTACAATGTCGCCTGGATAGGACAGTGGCAAATCAAGAATGGATGGAATTGTTTCCGGAAGCACAGGCTGTGTACCTCAAGAAGGTTAGTTCTGATCACAGTCCACTTATAACCACTCTGATGGGGGAAAAGTGGAGAAGATGGGTCGGTTTCAAGTATGATCAGAGATGGGTTCAAAGAGAAGGCTTCTGCGACTTTATGAAGGAAACTTGGGAGTCGGAAAAAGTAAAACAATCAAATTCTTTGGTTGAGAAGCTGACGCGCTGCAGGAAGGAAATCTCAGGATGGAAGAGAAGGAATAAGCCAAACTCTTCATTAAGAATCCAAGAGCTTCATAGCAGAATTGATCGGGCCACACAACAGAGTCCTTTTAGTATAGAAGAGGTCAGACGATTGAAAAGTGAGCTCAATAAGGAGTATGTGCAGGAAGAGAAGTTTTGGCAGCAAAAGAGCAGATTCATCTGGTTGAATAATGGTGATAAGAACACTAAGTTTTTCCACGCAGCAACAAAAAACCGTCGAGCTCAGAACCGCATTCAGGTACTTGAGGATAAGGATGGGATTGAGTGGTTTGCGGAGGAAGACTTAGGCAGAGTAGCGGAAAGTTACTTCAAGATGCTATATACCTCTGAAGATGTTGGATATAGGCTCCAAGAGATGGAACAAGGCACAAACACTGTCTCTACCGAAATGAATGAAATGCTGTCAGCTGAAGTTTCCCTGGAGGAAGTGAAAGAAGCAGTGTTTGAGATCAATCCAAATAAGTGTCCTGGCCCTGATGGTCTTACAGGTTTTTTCTTTCAGCAGTTCTGGGAGAGAGTTGGAGAGGACATTACGGAGATGGTAAGAAGCTTCATGAGAACTGGAAGGTTAGAGGAAGAAATAAACAGAACAAACATCTGTTTGATTCCCAAAAAAATGAAGGCTTCAAAGCTCCAGGACTTTAGACCCATTAGCTTATGCAATGTGGTCTATAAGATTGTTAGTAAGCTGTTGGCATCGAGACTTAAGCGGATCCTCCCCAATATTATCTCTGAGACACAGGCTGCATTTGTGAAAGGGCGGCTTATCTCGGATAATATTCTGATCGCACATGAGATGTTACATGCTCTCAGCTCCAGAAATAAGTGTGCGGAGAACTTCATAGCCATTAAAACCGACATTTCCAAGGCCTATGACCGTGTGGAATGGTCTTTCCTTGGAAACGCTATGACCTATTTGGGCTTCTCAGGGAGCTGGATCAGGTTGGTCATGGAGTGCGTGAAAACTGTAGAATATCAGGTGCTGATTAATGGTGTACCGTATAGAGATATTCAACCAACGAGAGGGCTGAGACAGGGGGATCCCCTATCTCCGTACCTCTTTGTGATCTGCACAGAAATGTTGGTGAGGATGCTAAACAAGGCGGAAGAGGAAGGAAAGATTACTGGGTTAAAGATTGCATCAGGGGCTCCATCTATCTCCCATTTACTCTTTGCAGATGATAGCTTATTCTACTGtaggaaggaggaggaggagataaaTCAGATGGTTCGGATAATTGAGGAATACAGCCTGGCTTCGGGTCAGCGAGTGAACTATCAGAAATCCAGTATCTATTTTGGGAAGCTTATTCCTGAGGAAACTAGAGGAGAGATCAAGCATAAATTAGGAATAAGTAAAGAAGGAGGGGAAGGAATCTACCTGGGCTTACCAGAAGCTTTTAAAGGATCCAAGGTCACCATACTAAGCTATTTGAAGGAAAGGTTGAATCAACGAGTTAATGGGTGGCAAACAATGTTTCTATCCCAAGGGGGAAAAGAAGTCCTTTTAAAAGCAGTGGTTATGGCTTTACCGACCTATACGATGACGTGTTTTAAACTTCCAGTAACTGTGTGTCATCAACTTGTCTcggttatggctgatttttggtggaaaaataagaaagattCCAGAGGAATGCATTGGCGAGCATGGGAAGAGCTGACCAGGCCAAAAGCAGAGGGGGGATAGAGTTTAGGGATATAGAGGCTTTTAATGATGCCCTGTTAGGGAAACAACTATGGCGGATCATAACCCAGAAGGAATCCCTTGTGGCAAGAGTTTTCAAAAGTCGTTACTTTAGAAAGTCAGATCCTCTGACTGCTCCCCTGGGATATCGCCCTTCGTATGCTTGGAGAAGTCTCCAGGCAGCCCAAGAGCTGTTGAGGCAGGGAGCTAGGGCTGTGGTGGGAAATGGCAAGGAAATAAATATCTGGCAACATCAATGGCTCCAATCCAAACCGGCGAGAGGATTATCAAGAGTAAAGCAAATCCCTCCTGGGTTTCAAAGTTCTGTCGCCCAATTAGTGACTGTGAAAGATCTCCTCGGCCCTGATGGGAGAGAGTGGAATAGGGATCTCCTATCCTTAGCTTTTGAGAACGAAGATAAGCAATGTATTGAGGAAATCAGACCAGGAGGATTCCAGACAAAGGATGGATATACTTGGGATTATACAAAGTCGGGACTATATAGTGTAAAATCTGGATATTGGGTTGTACTAAAGGTGATAAGGCAGAGAGGGCGAGCCCAAGTAGTGGACCAGCCAAGCCTCGATGCGCTCTATCAACAGATATGGAAGCTGGAGGCACCACCAAAGATTCATCATTTCGTCTGGAAGTGCTTAAGCAATTGTCTCTCTGTGAATGGGAATCTGGCTTATCCCCATATTTCTAAGGAAGCTCTATGCATCCGATGCCCAAATTGTACAGAAACAGTGAACCACCTGTTTTTCCAATGCCCCTATGCTAGAGTGGTGTGGGCGGTATCCTCTGTCCCAGCCCCTCAGGGGGGCGAATGGTCTGATTCTCTCTATGCAAATATGGATTGGTTTTTAAATTATCAGAAGGAACAGAGAAGTCAGACTCCGCAACCGACTGTATCTCAATGGGTGTTGTGGAGATTATGGAAAAGTCGGAATGAGTTGTGCTTTAATGGGAAAGACATTGGGGTGGAAAGACTGATCAAGTTAGTAGAGGAGGATGCTGAGGAGTGGAGGGGTAGAGAAGAGAACACAGGTAGATTAAGGCCTAACCCTTCGGCTCTATCA harbors:
- the LOC104763574 gene encoding uncharacterized protein LOC104763574 yields the protein MNRPRKKKEKSLMEELRELDLLGEGETVNIPDLANEDLIEENSMSVVVRCLNPTVHKVGGLVKALPAIRGMDDRVRGRGVSEDKVQFIFETEADLYHVLFRGPWFVNGWIVSLDQWKPNPDPDYLNKILFWIRIKGIPIHLLKRQTVESIIRPLGKVDAVELHAKNSNSLEYVRERTWVKADEPLQFCKVANFASGERVPVELTYEKLLKVCLLCKRLTHERSICPFQINDLMGGNGKGTARKGRPTARSTMYKANAKGKGKVVEDVEEGVKERSGNPGKKSLPSPSEPISKTTGVKERLQWPSEGAKRQRGSKAQGATNSVEWRPKKRLEESSAKAGDLCSQGEQTMLLLKRRRQSGSGEKQVKRARLGGEKRKLSKSGSNSSQREEKLSPSVFDRLEPQLPQKSFHTRERGGSTNLDGNGAYQGSNHSVLSVTANHRNSSDHVSDGASGQFGKEGLMVRHLREICGQYFPEVIFLCETKNKRSYLENVVGHLGYHDLHTVEPLGKSGGLALMWKEEVHIKVLHSDKRTIDVQVKWQDKEFFLSCIYGDPVRGERGKVWERLTRIGIERRGPWMMTGDFNELVDPSEKKGGPVRSMATCVEFQQMLSACGLWEVRHKGYQFSWFGNRNEELVQCRLDRTVANQEWMELFPEAQAVYLKKVSSDHSPLITTLMGEKWRRWVGFKYDQRWVQREGFCDFMKETWESEKVKQSNSLVEKLTRCRKEISGWKRRNKPNSSLRIQELHSRIDRATQQSPFSIEEVRRLKSELNKEYVQEEKFWQQKSRFIWLNNGDKNTKFFHAATKNRRAQNRIQVLEDKDGIEWFAEEDLGRVAESYFKMLYTSEDVGYRLQEMEQGTNTVSTEMNEMLSAEVSLEEVKEAVFEINPNKCPGPDGLTGFFFQQFWERVGEDITEMVRSFMRTGRLEEEINRTNICLIPKKMKASKLQDFRPISLCNVVYKIVSKLLASRLKRILPNIISETQAAFVKGRLISDNILIAHEMLHALSSRNKCAENFIAIKTDISKAYDRVEWSFLGNAMTYLGFSGSWIRLVMECVKTVEYQVLINGVPYRDIQPTRGLRQGDPLSPYLFVICTEMLVRMLNKAEEEGKITGLKIASGAPSISHLLFADDSLFYCRKEEEEINQMVRIIEEYSLASGQRVNYQKSSIYFGKLIPEETRGEIKHKLGISKEGGEGIYLGLPEAFKGSKVTILSYLKERLNQRVNGWQTMFLSQGGKEVLLKAVVMALPTYTMTCFKLPRNALASMGRADQAKSRGGIEFRDIEAFNDALLGKQLWRIITQKESLVARVFKSRYFRKSDPLTAPLGYRPSYAWRSLQAAQELLRQGARAVVGNGKEINIWQHQWLQSKPARGLSRVKQIPPGFQSSVAQLVTVKDLLGPDGREWNRDLLSLAFENEDKQCIEEIRPGGFQTKDGYTWDYTKSGLYSVKSGYWVVLKVIRQRGRAQVVDQPSLDALYQQIWKLEAPPKIHHFVWKCLSNCLSVNGNLAYPHISKEALCIRCPNCTETVNHLFFQCPYARVVWAVSSVPAPQGGEWSDSLYANMDWFLNYQKEQRSQTPQPTVSQWVLWRLWKSRNELCFNGKDIGVERLIKLVEEDAEEWRGREENTGRLRPNPSALSLEVRWRPPPLEWVKCNMDGAWPREGDRSGVGWVLRDHQGSVLWMGARALPRTRSVLEVETEALRWAMVSVARFQYKKVIFESDSQDLISAINGDERRPPIATLLEDIKCLCRQFEEVTFKFTKRGGNAVADRIAQETTSFQRNEIRFYSNAPRWLEYLVETELVSHNIGE